A segment of the Bacillus sp. es.034 genome:
TGCCCCAACTCCGCTTTCTAGAACAGGCTTTAATTTCGTCGGATAATCGGCAATCGGAACGATCGTCAATTCTACTTTTACACCATTTTTCTCTTCAAACTTTGTGATCGGTTTCTTCAATTCATCCGTGAAGGACCATACCTTTAAATCTACGTCTTTATCTTTTGAGCTACCCGACGACTTGGAATCTCCCGAACAGGCCGAAAGCACCCCTGCAACCAGTACAACCGTCATGAATACTGCCAAAATCTTCTTCATTTTAATCCCCCTTTTTCATTTATTACTATAGAAACGAAAGCGGTTTCGGTTTTCTTCAATTAAAAATTTCGAAACCGGTTTCGAAATTCCTGAAAAAATATAAGATTATTTCTTTTTTTCTTTTTTTACCATTGTACAAGATTCCCTGATAATGAGTTCCACCGGGATGACTTCTGTAGTTAACAACTTCTTCTTCTGGATGATCTGTTTCATCAGGAGTTGCCCCGCACAAGCACCGATCCGGTCCGTATCCTGTCTGACCGTGGTCAGCTTCGGTGTGAGATAGGAAGCCATTTCGATATCATCATACCCGATGATGGAGAGATCCTCTGGAATCCTTAATCCCTTCTCTTTGATGGCTTCCATGGCACCGATGGCCATGTGATCACCTGCAACGAAGACTGCTGTTGGGACTGTTTCCATTGCGAGAAGCTTTTCCATTGCGGCTTTTCCTTCTTCAATCGAGAACATACCGCCATTGACAAGGTAGCCTTCTTGAATGGCCAGTTCCTGTTCTTCCATGCCCTTCGTGAAGCCTTTGATCCGCTGTGCTCCCGCATCAATCGACGGATCTCCTGAAATATGAGCGATTCTGGTATGGCCCAGCGAATGCAGATATTTGACGGCCAATCTGCCACCCTCAATATTATCGGAATAAACAACAGAGCAGTTCTGATTGCTCATGTCGATTACGACAATCGGCAGGTGACTATTGATCATATCCTGCACCTGCGGGTCGTGTGGATCTGAGCAGATCACGACGATTCCATCCACTGCACGATATAAGAAATGCTCCAGGTAACTGGTATCCCTATTTCGCAGATTCCTTGATGCGAAAATCAAATCATACCCTTCCCGTTCCACATACTTGCGGAAACTTTCAATAAGGGCGCTGAAGAAAGGATGTTTCAATCCGACCTCGTTGTCCTCTGCAAACATGACACCGATCGTCCAGGATTTCTTCGTTGAAAGGGACTGGGCATGGGCATTGGGTAAATAACCCATTTCAGCCGCTGCATCGAGGATTTTTTGCTTCGTCTTTTGACTCACATCAGTATAATTGTTAAGAGCCTTTGAAACGGTCGTACTGGAGAACCCAGTGCGTTTTGCTAAGTCATAGATTGTAACCATTACTGTCTCCTCTTCATCGAAAGCGCTTTCGTTAATTGTTATTATAGTCCAGACTTTTGATGGAATCAATACTATTTTTAGAAAACTTTAATAATTTCTTGGCTTTTTTTATTAATGACATACAAAGAAAGCAGCCCCCCTAACGGACTGCTTTCTTCTCAAACTATTCTTTCACTACTTTACGTTTACGTCCACCGATCTTCCCTTTGATTTTCATCAGGATTTCGTACACGATCGGCACGATGACAAGCGTTAAGAGCGTCGAGCTGGTCAATCCGCCGATAACGGTTACCCCGAGACCTTTCGAGATCAATCCGCTTCCTTCAAGACCGAGTGCCAGTGGGAACAGTGCTCCGATTGTGGCAATGGCCGTCATAAGGATCGGACGAAGTCGGGTGGAACCGGCTTCTAGCAAGGCTTCACGTGTGGATAGACCTTCGTTTTCTTTATGAATCACACGATCGACTAAAACGATCGCATTGGTGACGACGATACCGATCAGCATAAGTGCTCCGATCATAGAGGAGATACTGATCGTTTCCCCTGCAATCAATAACGCTACCAATGCTCCGATAATCGTGAATGGCAGTGAGAACAGGATGGCGAATGGTGCAAGACCGCCGCCGAATGTGATGACAAGGATCAGGTAAACAATCGCAATGGCTGCAAGCATCGCTAATCCTAATTGTGTAAAGGATTCTTTGATGTCTTCCGTTACCCCGCCCATGTTCACGTCGATACCGGATGGGACATCCATTTTATCGATTTCTTTCTGGATATCCTGGGATGCCTTCGAGACATCGTCGGTTTTCAGTTCTCCACTCACCTGAGCAAAGACTTTTCCGTCCCGTCGTGAAACAGTATCGGACGTTTTACCTTCCTGGACTTTAACAACGTCTTTAATTGGAACTTCCATACCCAGTGGTGACTGGATGGTCTTATCCGTTAAGTCGCTGATGCTTTCATATTTTTCTTTCTCGACATCCAGATAGACATTTACTTCTTCGCCATCTTTTTCAATGGTCGTGAGAACCGGGCGCTGACGTGTCTGACCAAGCTCCATGGCGATTTGACCTGCTGAGAGGCCAAGTTCGCTCAGCTTCTCCTGATCTGCGATGAACGAGTACTCATCATAGGATTCGGAAATGCTTGATCCGACTTTTTTGAAGTCCTTCTTGTCTTCCATCATGCCTTGGATATCGTTGACAACAGGTTCGATGTCTTTCAGGGTTTCCCCGTATACGTACACGACAATTTCATTGCTGCCGGCACTTGCAGAGAAGTCCTGTGAAGCCCATTCCCCTTTATCAGTTGCTTTTTGCAGGTCTTTGATGACC
Coding sequences within it:
- a CDS encoding LacI family DNA-binding transcriptional regulator; amino-acid sequence: MVTIYDLAKRTGFSSTTVSKALNNYTDVSQKTKQKILDAAAEMGYLPNAHAQSLSTKKSWTIGVMFAEDNEVGLKHPFFSALIESFRKYVEREGYDLIFASRNLRNRDTSYLEHFLYRAVDGIVVICSDPHDPQVQDMINSHLPIVVIDMSNQNCSVVYSDNIEGGRLAVKYLHSLGHTRIAHISGDPSIDAGAQRIKGFTKGMEEQELAIQEGYLVNGGMFSIEEGKAAMEKLLAMETVPTAVFVAGDHMAIGAMEAIKEKGLRIPEDLSIIGYDDIEMASYLTPKLTTVRQDTDRIGACAGQLLMKQIIQKKKLLTTEVIPVELIIRESCTMVKKEKKK